tctgaACTCCTTTttattgaccaaaaaaaaaaaaaaaatgagttggaaAAATCTATTTTCCAAGTAGTCACATTTGATAATATTTCTATCTTCCCTGTTGGCTGTAAAGTTTAATTAATTTTCCCCTATATTTTCCTTTAGGACACAATTATTTGTGCCCAAATGACTGGCTGTTGAACGAAGGGAAATGTTACtggttttcaacttcttttaaaACGTGGAAAGAGAGTCAACGTGATTGTACACAGCTACAGGCACATTTACTGGTGATTCAAAATTTGGATGAGCTGGTGAGAAATCAAAAACAGGATCTAACTGCACAAGGAAAAATGGCTAGGTGCAAGTTCACTGCCTAAGAGGCATGGGAGGTTTATTGTCATTGCTTCTGAACATGTGTTAGCCACAATGTAGTCACTATTGTTCACGAAAAAAATGCTAATGTAtatgagaaaatgtattttattaatgcCGGCACAGAGACTTACACTATAGAAGGcaccaaaatgtttttaaacaaatgaatgaataaatacactaTTTCTTCTGCAGGAGTTCATACAGAACCGTTTAAAACCTGGACATTTTGGTTGGATTGGACTATATGTTACATTCCAAGGAAACCTATGGATGTGGATAGATGAACACTTTTTAGTTCCAGAATTGTGAGTAGTTATTTGTAAGGGAGGGGTGCTGATGTttatttatagaattatttttatattaaacttcctcactttccagtctttttttcttctttctctgttttcccttatctttaaatttttttctcctttttcccttttagctctctcttttctttccttcctcccccccttttttttctttgcttcctcTCTTCTTTAACATTCACTAATTTTGAAAAATGGGATGGAAAGTATTCATTGTCACCTGGCAGTTTAATTGTCTAAaattcataataatttttaaatttctaagctGATTTAAAtctcatttgaaataattttatgcaaATACTTCTCATGTGgtaaaagcaaagacaaaattCACCTATAAATAAAAGCTGGAATGTGTAGAAAGGTCTGGAGTTGAAATCAGAAAACATGAATTTAAAAACTTTGCCCTTCAGAAATTCAACTAAACTTGTTGatatccatttctttttcttttcttctctttctttctttctctttctttttcttttttctttctttctctcttttcttctttctttctctgtttctttctctctttctttctttttctttctttcttttctctctctctctccctcccttccttccttctttgtttctttctttctttctttctttctttctttctttctttctttctttctttctttctttctttctttctttctttctttttcagcagagccttgctctgtggctcaggctggagtgcagtggcatgatcgtggcttactgcagatttgaccttctgggcttaagcaactctcccacttcagcctcagagtagctaggactacaggtgtggtgccatcacacctggctaattttttgtatgctttgtagagacggggttttgccatgttgcccatgccggtctccaactcctgagctcaaactatcacccacctcagcctcccaaactgctgagattacaggtgtgagccaccactcccagcctgatACCTGCTTCCTTATCTGTATGAAAAGATCCACGATACTTTCTTCACATTGTTCTTATGTGAACAACATGAGGTGTTGCATGTAAGAGTGCTTTCAAATTCTGAAGGGTCACGTTTAGACATTTTCTTCTGTGCCTTCAGTTACTGGTCATACGACCAAAACACTTGAGATGTGGCAAGTCTGGAGCAAAGGCCATGGAGTCATAGTTCatttcagtttagatatttatctaCTCCTGGATACATCTATTCTACATTTATTATCATCCTTCGTGAGCATAAAACTAAAGGATGAAGTCGTATCCATTTCCTGGACCTGCTTTTAATGCAGTATTTGAAAAAAAGTAAGatttattactaatttttattataattaatattattttttacttttttggaaaCCAGCATTACTATAAAGGTAAAATATcacttttaaaagcttttatcCTATCATTTAAGGAAAACAACGCACATGCAGGTGGTTATAACAGTGTTCAGtctgtattttcttaaataatcatTAGTAACTAGAaagaatagtttaaaaaatagcGCTCTTCAAAGGCATTCCATTTATACATTGCACATCATCCTAACCTTATACTGTGGAAGTTATATGAGGAATTTAAGAGTCACCTAATAGGTTTTACTTTGACTTAAACAAAATCTTGGGCGACTGCCTCCCAACTCACATTGTTATAGCATACCTATCACTATGTAGTTTCTATTGAAAACTTTCATTTTGGCATCTACTTACCTGCAAAAATTTATTTATGCTGCTATGTGGAAACTTAATAGATAGGAAACAAAACTGAAATTATGGAGGTCAGTTCGAAGGCTATGGCTAGAGATAAGGGAGAGATAATCGTAGCTTGAGTCTAAATTGAGAAGCTGGGAGAAGTGAATGGATAGAAGAGATAATCTGGACATAGAATACTCAGGTCTTGCAGGTGTATATAATGAGAGGTTTGAGAGGTAAGGAAGAAACTGGGATGTCTTCTAGTGTAGCTTGAGCTTGCATGGTGTTGTTACCAAGACAGGAAAGAGGAGAAGAGGCTGCATTAGCAATGAAAATTCCATTCTAAAACCTCTGCAAAACTTTGGCTGCTGAAGAATTACCTATAAAAGTTTGGCTGGAGAAAACTTTAAAAGATACTACTATCATTTTAAGATAAATGCTGAAAAATCTGTCCTTTGTCTCTTAGGTTTTCAGTGATTGGACCAACTGATGACAGGAGCTGTGCCGTTATCACCGGAAAGTGGGTGTATTCTGAAGACTGTAGCTCCACATTTAAGGGCATTTGCCAGAGAGATGCGATCTTGACGCACAATGGAACCAGTGGTGTGTAAATGTACAACAAAATGTAGAAATACCTTGCATGTTAAAGCAGAGCCAGATTTTAAAGACTTAAGATTTTTAGGTAAAGTTTCTAACAGAAAGTTTCTGCCAACAGACATCATCTAAATAGGAGAAAAGTATTTTATCCTGAATTGACTATAAAGACAACTTCTGAACAGAACTTTTACTCTATACTTGGATTTCTGGTTTGTCTTTTCCATGGCATTGACaagaaaagctaaataaaaaattagtaatcatttaaatagttatttaatagtttgatttttttgcatttaaaatagcATAGAATAAAACAACTTTAAAGGAATGTTATTTAGCTATATGTGCTATGTGGTAGATTGGAAGGAAAGAAGCAGtatatgtacaaatataataTTTGAAGCATGGAATTCTGAATTTTTCATCTGTGTATTATAGCCTGAAGTGTTTGGTGGGGAGTGGGTAATGACAAATTACCACTGGGTATAATGTACAATATTTAGGTGATGGATAAACTAAAAGCTCAGACTTCTCCACTCTgtgatatatccatgtaacaaaattatgCTTGTACCCTTTAAatgtattcaaataaaataaaataaagtcatgtggccaaatattcaaaacaaaacaaaaaaagcaaatccTTGCATGTAAattaagaatggaaagaaatatgtATGGATGTTAACAGtgcctattctttttctttagtgaaatacaaatttatttctttttctatccaaatataaaattttaatgtaatgcTTCTAAGTGAAAAAACTACAAtaacctgtttttatttttaatatatgtctTTATTCTTTAAAGCTTTATTGAGGTCAAATTGATATACAAAATATTGCACATacttaatttttactttctggTGAGTTTGTGTACACTTGAGATGCCATCACCACAGCTAAGGTACTAAAcgtatccatcacctccaaataTGTCCTTATGTTCTTTTGTGtctatctgcttttatttttatcagaacGCAACACGAGATAcagtctcttaatttttttttttttgagacggagtctcactctgttgcccaggctggagtgcagtggtgcaatcttggctcactgcaacctccgcctcccaggtttaagtgattcttgtgactcagcctctggagtagctgggattacaggcatgcaccaccatgcccagctaatttttgtatttttagtagagacgaggtttcaccatgttggccaggctggtcttgaactcctgacctcaagtgatccacccgcctcagcctcccaaagtgctgggattacaggcatgagccaccgtgtccagcctctCAATTATTTTAAAGTGCACATTACTAAATTGTTAATAGTAGGTACTATGTTGTAGAagagatctctagaacttattcatcttgcgtAAATGAAAGTTTCTGTGCTTTCAGGAGCAATTTCCCATTTCCCTTTCCCTCTACCCCCTGGAAACTAGCATGCTATTCTCCGTTTCTGTGGGTTTTATTTtcaacagaaaaacacaaaatcctATTTTTTCAGTATATTAAAGATTAAATTTAATCTAATTCTGCCTCTTTTTCTGCGTATGTGATGCAGGAtcttttgctccttagttcagctaaaatccaggttcttgtcacacgaccaggaaaaattaggcatgtGGACACATTGAAAAGTGAGGAGAGCAGAATTTATCAAAAGAAAACGctcagtataaaaaaaaaaagccaggggaGGCATCCTGCCAACAGTgccacctcacagattgaatacCAGGCTATCACACACACAagctgaagaggccaggctcctcctgcCTGCATAAGCTTTGAATTCTCGGTGGCTCTACCCCATTCTCCCAGTGTGCAAGCAGGCCCCCAGTCCATTGTGGGCATGACCAGACAAGGCCTTGGGTAGTTTCCCTCATCTGCACAAAAGCATCTGATGTAAACACTTTTGGGGTGGGTCAGAGATTCTCTGGGGATCCGCCCTTATCTGCCTACTGCATCTATCATACGTGTTTTCTATTCCTTGGATTTTAACTCCTTCTAAGCATTTGGTGGAAAATAGACCAGGCACATGGCTATAGTTACGCCATTTCTTTCATGGTATTTCCTCCAAATTAAGTGTTCtcaattttcattaaaaagaaatcaaacttACAGCTGGCAATAAAGTACTAAAATGCTGTAAGCATAAAATGACTATTTGAAGGAATTTGCCATGTGGCTTGTTTTTCATGTGATGCCATAGTTCATTCCCTTTTTATCAAACATAGTTAATCCaactactttatttttctaaatgaaattcTATATAAAGTTTACTTTTCCTCTCATTTTGAAACCAGCCCAATTTCCTCATAGAACTGATATTCATGGcttttttgaataaacatagaaattgaccctcctGGTCCTCAAAAGTGAAACtcacatttgtcttatctgagatCCTTCCTTGGGAAACTGACCCTCAAGTGAGGAACAGAAACTCATCAGATCACCACATCCAATCATATGCCAGACCCCTCATCCATTGCTTTCTTACTTCTTCCTAgtatttttttcctgcctttcctgGTATGTAAACCCCAATTTTAGTTTGTCAAGGAGACAGGTTTGAAACTTTACCTCCCACTCTCCTTGACTGCTGCACCCAATTGCCTTCTTTCCTGGCAAAACTCATCTTAGTGAGTGGCATTTTGtgtggtgagcagcaggacctagaccaaacccctggcATGTTGGTaggaatttatttaaaacatttcataatAAATGGAACAGCTATGTCCACTATGTAAATGAGGCAATTAACTCCTTCAAGAAGTTTTCTGTagtttattctacattatcaaaatTTATAGCCTATTAACTGTGAATCAAAGATGGAAAGAGGAGGATGAATTGCTCTAAATTGATAAATTTACTCCCTCTAAAGAAGTACATCTAACTGCTGTTATATTAAGGATAAGGATGAAGACTgacttaactgcttcctgctgacaggggaCACTGTTTTGGGGAAACAGCAGTCAGAGCTCCCTCAGAGGCCTATCTAAGGGGTCCCAGCAGAAGAAGCCATTGTCGGAGGCTCCGGTTGCAagaccatttggagtttgatggcctgaaggCAAGAACAGACAAACCGGATTATTAGAAAACATATAtcgaaacgaaacaaaacaaggGGAGGAGTAAGAATGGCTTGAAAATTCCGAGGCCTTTTATCAGTTTGCACAGGGAGAGGCAGGCGAAAAGCcctactggtaaaaaaaaaaaaaaaaaaatatttaccctTTTGCAGGCTTGTTGGGCTCCTGGGTTCCCTTCCCCTGAGCCCAATCCTAAGTCTACTAGTTTAATGTTTGGGAAATTAACCTTTTCCACTTTGGAGGATGTATCTGAGGGGAGTGTCCCATAGTACAGAGATACAATTACCTAACTGAGAGGAGTATCTCATAGTATGGAGACACAATTACCTAACTGTGAGGAGTATCCCGTAGTATGGAGACACAATTACCTGACTGTGAAGAGAGaacagaggagaagaaaggaaaaagaaggcatTTTTAAAGGAGTCCCAGGGGGTCCAGGATGCATTTGAAAAGGGCACAGACTGAAGTTGAATGGCTTGCCATTGAGAAAGAGGGGAGCAGGTGTCCCTGactcccttctcttcctagcaGATACCCAGGGTatgtgagggagagagggaagagcaacatttttccctcttccatctttgcatccctgagTCCCGGTGACATTGGCAGGTCCTGCCAAGAGTGCCAAAGCGGCTTTCACCCCTGAAGCAGGGGAGGCTAGAGAATAGGAAATGTCCACTCTAACCTGTGTCTCTTTCCCACCTACTGTCAGTAGCCTTGGAGttccctagacctcatttatgccatggatatCAATGTGGCCTTTATCCGTGAACCAGGAAGCTTGGGGTTGCCTTAATCAGCAGGAACCAGCCACACTCACCTGCATTCTGCCTCTTAACTTCCATTATCATCTGCCTCTGGATCCCTcagatccagttttctttcctagggCTTTGATCTGAAGCTTGGAATTGAGTCTAGGACAAAAACATGTCTCAGAGGAGTTGCTTGGACTCCTTATCATAAGTTAAATGCTAAGGTGAAAGTGTGGAACTGAGTCCTCCTCCaataaaggagaggaaagaatgtCTTGTGACATACCCAGCTaactggtggctatagttatgTTGCTAGGATTTGGGTGCATGCTgcttggctttggttagctcCCTTTGTCTTACTTTCCCACAAAGGAAACCTTCCGGTGATGGGCACCCTATTTATTCCCATCACttggcaggatttgcaggataattgctcaaAACTataatattgatccagatttttacattacccatccctcttgTTCTTTCTGACCTGAAGCCAGAGATTGCTGGTTGCTTCACAAGAACATGCAGGATTAGTCTAAAATGTAAGCAAAAACTTCAAAACAACTAGTGATTTTAGAATTTAATAACAAATgtataagctttgaaatatagTTTTCTCTCTgcagtcctcatttttgttaaaaaaaaaatcatcctgagttttttccaaaatagactttagttttatgcttggcctgattatttgcataaagtgcagcaagaataactaTTTCTACGTAGGCCTTttggattggctttgatggaaatttgttccacaaggaatctcagataagaccttttaaagcCCAGCCCAGTCATGGGTTTGCATCCTCAAAACCCTATGAGTTGGGTGATCCTCCCTTCTTAAGGTCCCAGGATAAACTTGGAGCTTCtagacctgttagaaagtgacattctttactgaccacaggtcaggaaccctgtacagggactgagTAAGCaagggtatgaggccagtttcccCACTGGacttttattggctctgcaagtCGAGATTGACTCCTTAAAGGCAAGCTTACCCTTCCAGTCAAAGTGTTGGTAAAATAAACACTTTCTCtaattgtgtcctgttgcaaaagaaaaatggattcttgttgcactgatgcaaacaaccatattgccataagttaagaacactcacagatagtttccaaattctagaggaaccaggcagagagaaaaaaaacatgcTCCAGGTCTTGATTACAGGAGTATACACCTTATTTAATTATTAAAGGCcgtaaataattcaaaataatgttgactctgcaaaacaaaacaaggatcaaTAATATTCCAAGCAAAGGTTAAAAAGgttgcttcagcttcctgagttcaGTTTATTTAGTTAACTCATGTTTTGCTTGACATTcgtgaacatttcagctcttcatgaCCCCTGTACAGTTTTCTTTATTCCAATGTCACAATCTCTAAAGTTATCAGAGATCTGTATTTAAGAGCACTTGTCAAAGTTCTATAGCTTATTATAAACCATCtttgaaaaggattaaaacaagacaacaattgtctgtgaatagcaaaatgtccagggtagttacacttagaaacacaattgacaaagaagtttggttatttctg
The Gorilla gorilla gorilla isolate KB3781 chromosome 10, NHGRI_mGorGor1-v2.1_pri, whole genome shotgun sequence genome window above contains:
- the KLRF2 gene encoding killer cell lectin-like receptor subfamily F member 2, with amino-acid sequence MENEDGYMMLSFKNRCKSKQKSKDFSLYPQYYCLLLVFGCIGILIFIMTVIDLKFWHKKMDFSQNVNISSLSGHNYLCPNDWLLNEGKCYWFSTSFKTWKESQRDCTQLQAHLLVIQNLDELEFIQNRLKPGHFGWIGLYVTFQGNLWMWIDEHFLVPELFSVIGPTDDRSCAVITGKWVYSEDCSSTFKGICQRDAILTHNGTSGV